One stretch of Bacillota bacterium DNA includes these proteins:
- a CDS encoding anti sigma factor C-terminal domain-containing protein, which translates to MPDKNNINPNEQEEKIDELFNEAKDGKIAKELKRYKIINILRTIAISAVVAIVTLLIAYFVIDSINFQYCQSKQWKKADEIQTYYEVAYPNRYIGVIHRYNNLFSAELECETYKNIGGRIVFAGLEKRLMGLFAIRAGSEWGGMVAQQPTDEDQNKDFKYRSSSVYGLRHLTFFYPYVNYDNSFNDLEMLHEIGNDKIVEMAISFDREYSYKEISKLLPEQLVTFYWVDDKTKNDMKQIQKWKDISKENDVNGIKLINEWGQRIDEPVKSFIIAMERLKNGDFGHNAYKDLYRRIAGHDGELKEDDLRIMGAVLVGSPKELTSLEGMSFIKHAALGTVVDKY; encoded by the coding sequence GTGCCGGATAAAAATAATATAAATCCAAATGAGCAGGAAGAAAAAATTGATGAACTATTTAACGAGGCTAAAGATGGAAAAATAGCCAAGGAATTAAAAAGATATAAGATTATCAATATTTTAAGAACAATTGCTATTTCCGCTGTTGTGGCAATCGTAACGTTGTTAATTGCCTATTTTGTGATTGATAGTATAAACTTCCAATATTGTCAGTCCAAGCAGTGGAAGAAGGCTGATGAAATTCAAACCTATTATGAAGTAGCCTATCCTAACCGCTATATTGGCGTGATTCACAGATATAATAACCTATTTTCGGCAGAGTTAGAATGTGAAACCTATAAAAATATAGGTGGAAGGATTGTATTTGCAGGACTGGAAAAAAGATTAATGGGCTTGTTTGCGATTAGAGCTGGTAGTGAATGGGGAGGCATGGTTGCTCAACAACCCACAGATGAAGATCAGAATAAAGATTTCAAATATAGATCAAGTAGTGTTTATGGGTTAAGGCATTTAACATTTTTTTACCCTTATGTTAATTATGACAATAGTTTCAATGATCTAGAAATGTTGCATGAAATAGGTAATGATAAAATTGTAGAAATGGCTATATCCTTTGATCGAGAATACAGCTATAAAGAGATATCTAAGCTATTGCCGGAACAGCTTGTAACTTTTTATTGGGTAGATGATAAAACTAAAAATGATATGAAACAAATTCAGAAATGGAAGGATATCTCCAAGGAAAATGATGTTAATGGGATTAAATTAATTAATGAATGGGGACAACGGATTGATGAGCCGGTAAAAAGCTTTATAATTGCTATGGAAAGGCTCAAAAATGGAGATTTTGGACACAATGCCTACAAGGATTTATATCGAAGAATAGCGGGCCATGACGGAGAATTAAAGGAAGATGATTTAAGAATAATGGGGGCTGTCCTTGTTGGAAGTCCAAAAGAGCTAACTTCATTAGAAGGAATGTCTTTCATTAAACATGCTGCTCTAGGTACAGTTGTAGATAAATATTAG